A single region of the Thermoplasmata archaeon genome encodes:
- the nth gene encoding endonuclease III, whose translation MSTSARARDRIERILRDLSRRYLPNRDLHEGETALAKITAETEDPFKVLISTILSQRTRDEMTEKASAALFARYGTAAAIAAAPTAELVQLIRPAGFYNQKAVQIRKVSQALLDRHGGLVPRSYDELIDLPQVGPKTANCVLVYGYGDPRIPVDTHVHRVSNRLGLVTTKTPEATEAVLMRIVPKDWWLHVNELFIRFGKDLCRPIGPRCEACSFTGFCRHYRTVVSKARRARPFKRRA comes from the coding sequence TTGAGCACCTCGGCGCGCGCACGTGATCGGATCGAACGGATCCTCCGCGACCTCTCCCGACGGTACTTGCCCAACCGGGACCTGCACGAGGGGGAGACGGCCCTCGCGAAGATCACCGCGGAGACGGAGGACCCGTTCAAGGTCCTGATCTCCACGATCCTCTCCCAGCGCACCCGGGACGAGATGACGGAGAAGGCGTCCGCGGCCCTGTTCGCGCGGTATGGCACGGCGGCGGCGATCGCGGCGGCGCCGACCGCGGAGCTCGTCCAGCTCATCCGGCCTGCGGGCTTCTACAACCAGAAGGCGGTCCAGATCCGGAAGGTGAGCCAGGCCCTCCTCGACCGCCATGGAGGGCTCGTGCCCCGCTCCTACGACGAGCTGATCGATCTCCCGCAGGTGGGTCCCAAGACCGCGAACTGCGTCCTCGTGTACGGCTACGGGGATCCGCGGATCCCCGTGGACACGCACGTCCACCGGGTCTCGAACCGCCTCGGCCTCGTGACCACGAAGACCCCGGAGGCCACGGAGGCGGTGCTCATGCGCATCGTGCCCAAGGACTGGTGGCTCCACGTGAACGAGCTCTTCATCCGCTTCGGGAAGGACCTGTGCAGGCCCATCGGCCCTCGGTGCGAGGCGTGTTCGTTCACGGGATTCTGCCGTCACTACCGGACCGTGGTCTCCAAGGCCAGGCGCGCGCGGCCGTTCAAGCGGCGCGCGTAG